The window TCACCCAATATAATCTTACCTGAGATTATTGGCATCGACAATAACGTGCCGGTTTGGCCTATTTAAAGTAATGGtatttccaaaatctaccaacagttTTACAAAagaataatgcttttttttttttggttgcaattttttttattattattgagtaaatgatgtagtaaaaaaaagtgtttgtttaaagcagaagtgtgcagtttctGCACCACTAAATGGAATAAAAACGACTGATGATTTTAAAGAGGTTTCCCCAAACACTTCCTCCATTTGCCACTGGCtggagatagtcctgccccaaaagtcaatgttgctatgtcaggttGTTCAAAGTAACAGAGgaattttatagcaccacagatcCAGTGTTTACACTTGTCAGGGAAatcttatagttgactctgcatatgaAGCTGGGCTAGGggaaagtatttttaaaaatgccaCACTTCAGTTTTAGAATCAGTACCTTTGTGTGCATCTCTTTTctttcattaaattgtattacttaCTTTTTACTTATCTAAACACACTCTACAAATCGTATTAGCAATATTAGCCATTTGAAAAGGAATTTTGTCAACCGCATTAATGGATCGGTTggatatatacagtttataatgtaaatattttatattgaatttagcACAGAAAACAAATATCATACAAGAGTACAAAACCTTTTTCAAAGGATGGCAGCTTAAAACAATAACATAGATCATAATCccataaattatttagaaaaatagaCTTACCAATATGCACATGCAAATACAGGGAACCTGATGAGCTTCCATACTTGTTTGAAGCATTACAGATGTACAAGCCATTAAAGTCAGAGGATAGTCTGGGAATAAGAAGTTTGCTTCCCTCATAATATGGAGTGATTTTATTCTCTCTGCTAGAAAGGAGAGATGTCAGAGATCAATGAATGTGTGTTCTGGCGAGAGCTGATGGCATAAAAGAACACTAAGTGACGTGAAGGGTTAAACTCAGTAAAATATTggaattgaaaatgaaaatttttaactACTATCATCAGATTTTCATTTTGCCAATACTCTATGCAAAAGAAATATGTGCCTTTAAGTGCTGTATTTGCATTAGACAGATGAGCTTGTCAGATTTTTGCAGAGCAAACAGCATGATTGTAGAATAACAACTGACTTCAAGCTTCAAAGTGCTGATTCATTATCAATCCAATAATTTCCCTAAGGGTCAGGTGGACTTGCGTGACAGCCTACAACATTACACTGAATCCACCCTAAAGATCAGgtcctaaatattttttttttttttacattgaaaattatcattttaaaaccCACAAGCTCAAAATATGCCCAAATAATCAAGAAAGCCTTTTCCCGGGGCCTGGGTATTTCAgagagtactgacgctgactaccagccctgaagtcacgagttcgaatccagggtgtgctgagtgactccaaccaggtctccaaagcaaccaaattggcccggttgctatggagggtacagtcacatggggtaacttcctcgtggttgcgattaatggttcttgctctcagtggggtgcgtggtaagttgtgcatggtttgcggagagtagcatgagcctccacatgctgggagtctccgtggtgtcatgcacatcgagccacatgataagatgcacggattgactgtctcaaaagcggaggcaactgagacttgtcctccgccacccggattgaggtgagtaactgcactaccatgaggacctaataagtagtgggaattgggcatttcaaattggggagaaaaggggataataatttttttttaaagaaaaagaaaaaaaaagaaagccttTTCCCAATCATAGCCCCATCTAAATTATGAGTGCAAATTGTTGGGAGTAATACCCTGTGCCTATTACACCACTGGCTGCACATACCCAAAATAACTGTGAGTGGTTTTGCATGTGAAATGTTATTACCTACTCCAAGTGTAGGTCAGGATTGGGTTACCATCAACTTTACAATGAAATTCAGTTGGACTGTCAGCAAATATCATCAATGTTTCCGGAGGATCTACGAGGAGGAACCAATTagcataaatatttacttttatcaTTTAGCATATAGTTTTCAAAAGAAGAGCTGGTCTTTTCTAATTAAGCCTATACACTTCTTTTTAATAATCCAAActcctgaaaaaaaacaaaaatacactcactgcaagaaaccccttaattTAAGAAAACCACTGGTTGTAATTATAAGGCTGTCATCACTAAGGCTTTTCTTACCTCAAAGGGTTTCTTGCAACAGACGCTGAATATAATAACTTTGTCAGATTATATGTTGGCTAGTGAATTTGAATATCAATTGCTTTTTTAAGTAGTAAAATTATGTCTGCAACTGCAAACTTATTCTTCACCATTAAACAAGTCTTTGTTGTACCACACAGAGGTCCATTTGCAATGAGAacttgtacatactgtacattacttACAATGGATGCTTATTGTGTAGTCCAGTTCCTTGGTCAGGGTGTTGTGTTTTGCAACACATTGGACCATCCTCTGGTTCAAATATTTGACCGGTACACCAAGTAGGATGGACACAACAGTAACAGTCCCATTTGGGTGGACTGTATGGCTGGTTTCAGTTCTCAGTGAGTTATTTAGAGCTCCTAACCTCCAGAATACTTCTGCTGCAGGTCGTGCATTGCAGGCGAAGCATGATGCCAAAGTAACTTCTAAATTACCAGCAACAGGTGCTTTTTCTGTCAGGATAACCACAGGAGGAACTATGgttgaaataataataagaaaaaataacaaatgaatgaatttttaatGTAAACTGTGAGAACTGTTACTAAAGTAGCTCTGACTGCTATTGGTTGTCCCATAATTACTAAGAGTGTTGTGATTTCATAAGTTTCGCTTGGCACATACCACATGTGTAGGGGTAAAGTCTGTTAaggtcaaaataaaataaaattggacCTAATTTAATTCATAAATGCATATTTAGGTTTTATTGTTAAAGATTCATCTTTATtctaaaaaatgtttgtctttataaATGGATTGCGAACAGCTTTTCAAGCTGACTTTAAGCCTGGTATGTACTGTAAGTATGAAATATTTCAAGTAACTGAATTATAATATAGGCTATAAATCACTGCTGTAAATCATAGAATACATAAATAAAGCTATCATACCAAGAACTGTAACATTGATGTTTGTCTCAAATGGCCCACTAGGAAATAGGTTGAAGATACAAGTATAGATTCCTTCATCCAGGATCCTCATTTCCACCAGCTGGATCGATCCTTTTTTCTCTGCAATGTTCCCAATAAATTTTACCCTATCCCCTAAACCATTTCTGTGTTCTGTTTTGCCATCTTGACGAATAATAAAGAATGTCTTTTTTTCAGGATCTTCTCGTGTCTTCTTCTGCCATACAATACTAGTTATATTATCTTTGGTCTCAGTCAGCTGAGAAAACAAAGTGGCATTTTGTCCATTTAAGACTGCTGTATCATGACCGACAACATTTACACctgaaaaacaatacaataaatgaattaataaacaCTTACACTAGATATTCAACTGTGCAAGTAGTATGAAACAGGGTCTTTGTAAAAAGTCAGTGCTTATAGCTTAGACTACCATAGTCATTCGAAAACTTTGACTTGCATGCCCATTGCCCTGACTGATATTATTTGCTGATAttaagtggactgacttgctttaaaggaaaattcacccaaaaaatataattctctcattatttacttacccgtATGCTGTCTCaaaactcttatgactttcttctgcagaacacgaacaaagatattttaaagaatatgtTATGAATATATCTATAAAAAGCATGCCAATGaggtccaaaacttttaagcttcaaaaaggacatcaaggcagcataaaggtaatccataaaactcaaatggtttaatccatgttttctgaggCTATACGATTAGTTTTAGGTGAGAAAATACTGTAACTCCTTTTCAATCTTAACCttgccatctgcagtctccttggtgtgatcatgatttaaagcttgattacacttccttgcaccaTCAAAATACCTTCATTTGACAGCATAAGGGCAAGTAAATGACGAGTgattgatcattttt is drawn from Myxocyprinus asiaticus isolate MX2 ecotype Aquarium Trade chromosome 11, UBuf_Myxa_2, whole genome shotgun sequence and contains these coding sequences:
- the LOC127447827 gene encoding poliovirus receptor homolog isoform X3, translating into MSPLNKWRTCLLLLMNSLCCRYGIDALSATKRHASLLFLIVLSCSSTAGVNVVGHDTAVLNGQNATLFSQLTETKDNITSIVWQKKTREDPEKKTFFIIRQDGKTEHRNGLGDRVKFIGNIAEKKGSIQLVEMRILDEGIYTCIFNLFPSGPFETNINVTVLVPPVVILTEKAPVAGNLEVTLASCFACNARPAAEVFWRLGALNNSLRTETSHTVHPNGTVTVVSILLGVPVKYLNQRMVQCVAKHNTLTKELDYTISIHYPPETLMIFADSPTEFHCKVDGNPILTYTWSSRENKITPYYEGSKLLIPRLSSDFNGLYICNASNKYGSSSGSLYLHVHIESSIICWSLFGFVICSAVLGIVVVYILRTGLWDMIQNRIREMLPDSIQVPTDSLNPGEAQSEELQEMQEEAR
- the LOC127447827 gene encoding nectin-4-like isoform X1 — encoded protein: MSPLNKWRTCLLLLMNSLCCRYGIDALSATKRHASLLFLIVLSCSSTAGVNVVGHDTAVLNGQNATLFSQLTETKDNITSIVWQKKTREDPEKKTFFIIRQDGKTEHRNGLGDRVKFIGNIAEKKGSIQLVEMRILDEGIYTCIFNLFPSGPFETNINVTVLVPPVVILTEKAPVAGNLEVTLASCFACNARPAAEVFWRLGALNNSLRTETSHTVHPNGTVTVVSILLGVPVKYLNQRMVQCVAKHNTLTKELDYTISIHYPPETLMIFADSPTEFHCKVDGNPILTYTWSSRENKITPYYEGSKLLIPRLSSDFNGLYICNASNKYGSSSGSLYLHVHIDVQYSNPAQGLIIHQLLYCHVGIGFHLQILMNGSVWGVHKPSEYKAVLKRVSIQRAHGGKSLQHLLLSGPPKSLPGSVTARPTEEGQKSGPTPGLHTLSTWPTPNSLNTHAPYYITTVLIIFFHHFLYLLFNNLVLSSLCIRMLQINSEIIADKSSVELSSNNSSKSTSNAIRKRPALTLPT
- the LOC127447827 gene encoding poliovirus receptor homolog isoform X2, which gives rise to MSPLNKWRTCLLLLMNSLCCRYGIDALSATKRHASLLFLIVLSCSSTAGVNVVGHDTAVLNGQNATLFSQLTETKDNITSIVWQKKTREDPEKKTFFIIRQDGKTEHRNGLGDRVKFIGNIAEKKGSIQLVEMRILDEGIYTCIFNLFPSGPFETNINVTVLVPPVVILTEKAPVAGNLEVTLASCFACNARPAAEVFWRLGALNNSLRTETSHTVHPNGTVTVVSILLGVPVKYLNQRMVQCVAKHNTLTKELDYTISIHYPPETLMIFADSPTEFHCKVDGNPILTYTWSSRENKITPYYEGSKLLIPRLSSDFNGLYICNASNKYGSSSGSLYLHVHIDVQYSNPAQGLIIHQLLYCHVGIGFHLQILMNGSVWGVHKPSEYSILRVFAMRPGVVGICGIKSELYLCTNKEGIARGMKQFSNECLFKEHMEENHYNTYSSLAHPNLYLALSQQGQLRRGKRVARHQACTHFLPGQPLTH